The following is a genomic window from Malus sylvestris chromosome 7, drMalSylv7.2, whole genome shotgun sequence.
ACAGCCCCAAACAGAACAACCAAAGGCGGCAGTCACATCCCCAAACAAAACAACCAGAGGCGGCAGTCACATCCCCAAACAAAACAACCAGAGGCATCTTCTCCATCTCCAGACACTTCTCTGTTTTCTTTCTCATCTCCATTCTACCCCATCGTCATCCCCCATCGTTGTTCCCCATCACCGTCCCCCACGACCTCTCTTCCCCTCTTTGACTTTTCTGCCACTAATCCGCCGCTTCGACCTCCCCCGCCGCTCCCATCTTCTCTGCACCGATcactaccaccaccaaaacccatcatccaaaaccaaattaaCACCAAAAACCCATTtctaaaatcaaattaaattaaataatttatggaTACCTATCAATCCAAATCATCAGAAATCCAAAACTCATATCCCAAAATATTTCAAAAAGCTATGAAAAGCTAGGAAAATGTGTACTTGAAATCAcagcttgaatttttttttttccaggggAAACAAAAACGAACCATCATTCAATAGGAACATGCAGAGAGGAAGCTCGCGCTTGAAGGCATCGATCTTCCTCATGGGATCTGGGTTCGGGGTGTTTGGGTTAGGGAAGACGAAAGGGGGAATGTTGGGGGGATGGGTGGGAAGGGTTGCCCaaagagagagaagatagagagagagagagagagagagagagagagagagagagagaggagagagaggagagagagagagatgagagaaagaGGGTGGTGGAGGAAGGTTGAGGGGATGGGTGGGAAGAGTTTCTAGGATTTTGGGGATGGGTCGAAGGGAGAGTGGCGGGGGAGGTCGAAGGGAGAGTGGCGAGGGAGGTTGAAGAGGCGGGGGAGGTCAAATGGAGAGTGGCGGTACTGATTGGCGCAGAGAAGATGAGAGCAGGATAGGATCtgggtttggggaagacgaGAGAGGGAAGGTTGGGGGATGGGAGGGAAGGGTTGCCTaaatagagagaagagagagagggagggaaggGTTGCCcacaatttaatataaaaaaaataattttattttttatttttaatatttaattattttttaattcagtTGGACTAAAAAGTGGAGCCCATCttaagccacgtcagcatttaacagaaaaattaacagaaaaactaacggaggtctgacattgacacaaattcgtaagatgaggtatgacattgttaattttaaaagatgaggtatgaaagtgtcgtgacaccaatagttgaggtagttttttgtacttcatcctattttatttatcgCTGATGAGCTTTTGAGTGTCCagtctctttttttatttcctttctGACTAGATTCTGGTGGGTTTTCTCAGGCTATAGCATATATGGGTGACAACTTCATGTTCCAGTTGTTTGGGAAGTACATGGACATGGCAGCGTCTTTTATAAAGCTTAAGCGTTATGAAGAAGCCATTGGACAATGCAGTATTGTAAGTATACTGCTATCGCAAGTAAGTCATCTAATTTCATGTGTTCAGTGATTGTGCTATTCATCATTAGATATTAGAAAGTTGGGTTTGTAGGTTTATTTGTGAGCGTTACTGCATCCCAAAAGTTTCAATATTTATTCACTTTAACCTGCCATTTTGGATTGCCGTAGAAAATGAAAATGCTCGTAGTATGGACCAGTGAAAATTTCTAGGCTCACTAGCACCATTCTTCAGTTAATAATTGAATTTTAGGTCCTGTGCGACTCTTATCATCTTTTTGGTATGTTACTGTCCATGCTTCATCCTGTTGTTCAAACTTTGTGGCTGTTATAACTTAAAATTGTCAATGCAACTAACGTTTATTAATTGATTTTTCTCTTTGCTTGGAGTTGGCAGATATTTACCTTTTCCTGAATACCCTTAAATTGTCAATGCAACTGTGTTAACTGTAATTTGATGAATGAATGCTCTCAGGTACTGGCAGAGGATGAAAACAACGTCAAAGCGCTATTTAGGCGAGGAAAAGCCAGAGCAGAGCTTGGGCAGACAGATGCTGTGCGGGAAGACTTTCTAGAGGCATGCAAATTTGCACCTCAACACAAAGCTATTGCTAGAGAGTTACGTCTACTTCGGAACACGGCAAGGTTGTTTatcagaaacaaaaagaaatctaCAAGGGAATTTTCGGACCAACCCCAGAACCTAAACCCAAACGGGATAATTGGTTGATCATCTTTTGGCACTGGCTGTTGTCATTGTTCCATCGTCTCTTCAGGTGCGAAAGGCATAAATCTGAGTAGTCAAAGATCTTAAGCTCTTGAATTGCATGATAAATGAGGAAATTCGTGTGTTGAACTTGCTAATAAACAAGACTATGAAATGTGACCCTAAAGGTTCACTCATTTACGTCTCGGGAGGGAGTTTAGATGCCAATAGTTTTATCCGGGAACGAAGATACGGTGATCAAATTAAAGTATTGAACTGTTAACAAGAGTTTTATctcattttcgctttgcttaCTGAGTTTTCGGTTGTGAATTTTCCGTCACCACCACAATCTTTTAGATGGTGTGTAAAACGGGTCAATTTGTTTCTTTAAAGAGCTTCTTGTTTCTTTAGTTTATCTTTGGCCGGAGAATATTGTTTCTTTATTAACAAATTAGGGATCTATGTGGATGGAGTGGTTTAAACATAAGGATTTGAATTTTTACTGCATTATCGagttaattaagaaaaactattaAACTAGTAGTGAGCTCGTGGAATTGTTCCTATTCTTGTATAAACTACCGGCGAACAAAATGctctttgtcaatcaaaagagTGAAAAGACAATTTGACCTTCTACGACAAAATAAAatcttcaagtgttttttttttggggggggggggggttggagGGGAAGAAAAAGGTGAAGGAGAGAAAGCTGGAAATGCAGACAAAGAAGAATACGTTCAAACTCTTTGTTTTAGTTATGAGGATGAGGAGGATCCAACGAGCTTACCTTATTATTTGAGAAATCGGAAAGAATAGGTGAATAATATATAAGGTCTGGTTCTCAAATGTTGATTATGAATTTGGTGCAGTAATGTAATTTTAGACAAACTaagttttaatgtttttttttcaaacatcgTCTAAATGTCATCATAGcatttataatttaaaaataaaaaataaaaaacccactttttctcttttccataTATTtgtctttttaaatttttttatatttacacTCGCATAATGTATGGGCTCCATTTAATTCTCTATAAATAAAGCATATCATGTTTTAGTATGCGCATGAAATTGAAGAATCGGAATGATTTTAATTTATAAGATTTTACtttatattttgtataaatAAGCATGCCATATTATATGAAATCATAAAAGCATTGGATTGAggtttgaaattttatcttccAAATGGGACCTGATTTTTGACTTCCTTTGTcgaacataatttttttttgggagttttaacaaaacactcccggtactgtttatttttaacgaaaaaccacatttttacctgtAACTATCACTATTcactatacttaaaaaaaaaagacttttcgttaaaagggaagttttttttcgacttttcgttagtttccttttttctttttgccttaACTTGTGGAAAAGGGTTAGAATATGTTAACCATTCAGAACTTGTGGAAAAGGGATAGAATGTGTTAACCATTCAAGTTATTCTTTAATTAAAGTTGAATGGGAATGAGTGTGTTAACCATTCAAGTTATTCTTTTATTAAAGTGGAATGGCATGTATAAAGACGAGCAGGGACGAGCCATCTTTCACTACGCAAAACCATATCTCGTTGACAAACTTCTACTTTAATTCACTTCACTTGCCTGTGTTTTTTCTTGTCTTGAATACAAGAAATGGCGGAAGGAGTTCTCTTCAACATTGCCGAAGGGATCATTGGAAGGCTTGGCTCCCTTGCTTTCCAAGAGATTGGATTGATTTGGGGTGTCCAAGATGAGTTCAACAAGCTCCACCAGACAGTTGCCGGATTCCAAGCTGTTCTTCTTGACGCTGAGCAAAAGCAGGCCAACAATGAAGTCAAACTGTGGCTCCAAAGCGTAGAAGACGCAGTTTATGAAGCCGATGATGTGCTGGATGAGTTTAATGCTGAAGCTCAGCGGAGACACATGGTGCCTGGAAATACTAAGCTGTCAAAGAAGGTACGCCTCTTCTTCTCTAGCTCAAATCAACTTGCTTTTGGCCGACCGATTGGTCATAAGATAAAAGATATATATTAACGAGAGGCTTTGTGCAATTGAATCTTGTAGAACCCTTTCATAGTCACATAAGCCTATTGATATCCACCTATTAGGAATACACTAGGTCTCTTAATAACTCATAATTGACTGCATTAAgtcttttatttattgttttgaatgttCATATAACTTAATGTTACAAAACTCTATTGACTTAATTAATACAGCTCTATCGAAATAATGATTATGTCTACTCAAATTCTTATAGGTGCGCCTTTTCTTTTCTAGCTCAAATCAACTTGTTTTTGGGCTAAAAATGGGTCATAAGGTAAAAGATATTAACAAAAGGCTTAATGAGGTTGCATCTCGTAGACCCAATGACTTAAAAGATAATCATGAAGATACACGATTTATAATGAGAGAGAGGGTCGCTCACTCATTTGTCCCTAAGGAAAATATTATAGGGAGAGATGAAGATAAAAAGGCAATTATCCAACTTTTGTTGGATCCCATCTCAACTGAGAATGTGTCGACCATTTCCATAGTTGGCTTTGGAGGATTGGGTAAAACTGCACTTGCCCAACTTATATTCAACGATGAGgtgattcaaaatcattttgAGTTAAAATTATGGATATGTGTCTCCAATGTATTTGAGTTGGATATACTGGTTAAGAAAATCCTAAAATTTGACCAGCTTGAGATGGTGGATAAGCTTGATATGGATCAGCTACAAAATCATCTTAGAAAAAAAGTAGATGGGAAGAAGTACTTACTTGTGTTGGATGACGTGTGGAATGAAGATCTAGAGAAATGGCTTAGCTTGAAGTGCTTGTTAATGGGTGGTGGAAAAGGTAGTAGAATATTGATAACCACTCGTAGTGGAACCGTTGCAACAACATCAAACACAGTTGATTCATACACCTTAAGGGGTTTGAATGAAAAGCAAAGTTGGTCTTTATTTAAGAAAATTGCTTTTAAAGATGGAAAAGAGCCACAAAATCCAACAATTAAGGCAGTTGGGGAGGAGGTTGCAAGAAAATGTCAAGGAGTTCCACTGGCTATAAGGACGATAGGTGGGATGCTGCACACCAAACATCATGAAACAGAATGGTTGaatttcaaagaaaagaaactttCAAAAATAAGTCAGAAAGAAAATGATATTTTACCTACACTTAAATTGAGTTATGATGTGCTCCCATCACATTTGAAGCATTGTTTTGCTTATTGTAGCTTGTTCCCACCTGATTATGAGATCTCTGTATCGAGATTGATTAGACTTTGGGTGGCGCAAGGGTTCATTAAGTCATCCGACGAAAACGAGTGTTTGGAGGATGTTGCGTATGAATATTACATGGAATTGTTGCGCAGATCGTTttttcaagaagaagaaaaagatgagtTTGGTATAATAGAAAGTTGTAAAATGCACGATCTCATGATTGAACTTGCAATCTTAGTGTCGGGGGTCGGAAGCACCGTAGTTGATCTGAACCGAAAGAACTTTCATGAAAAACTTCGTCACGTATCTTTCAATTTTGGTATTGATTTGTCAAAATGGGAAGTGCCAACATCCTTGCTAAAAGCAAACAAGATACgaacttttcttcttcttcgtcaaGATTATTGGATTATTAGAGATGGATCATTATGTAATTCATTTTGTGCTACAATTGTTTCAAATTTTAAGTCATTACGGATGTTGAGTCTCAATTGTTTAGAAATTACAACATTACCTAATTGTCTTAGAAAAATGAAACATTTGAGATATCTTGATCTTAGTTGTAATTATGGCATCAAGAAACTTCCAGATTGGATAGTTGGACTGTCGAATTTGGAAACACTAGATCTCTCAGACTGTATGGGTCTTGTGGAATTGCCTAGAGAcattaaaaaaatgatcaaCTTAAGGCATCTCATCATGAAAGGCTTTGTTAAGTTGACTGGAATGCCACGTGGAATTGGTGAATTGAATGGTGTTCGTACATTGAATAGATTTGCTTTGGGGAGGGGTGCTGGTCTTGGTGAGCTGGGGAGCCTTAAGGAATTAAGGGGAGGCTTATTTATTGACATTTTGAGGCAGGAGAAAGATGTGGTGTCAGAATCACATGTTGGTACACCTCTCAAGGACAAACAGCATCTCCAATCGTTGGTTTTGCTTTGGAACTCTACAGAAGATGTAAAGGCAGTTGATGAGGAGGATATTATAAAGTCAATGGAAGTATTGCAACCCCATTCTAATCTAAAGCACTTGTCCGTGCGGTGTTATCGTGGTGTGAGGTTTGCGAGTTGGTTTTCCTCTCTCATGAATATTGTTGGTCTCGAATTGTCGGGTTGTAAGAGATTCCAACATCTTCCACCCTTGGATCATTTCCCTTCCCTTAAGTCTCTTAGTCTAGGTGGTTTGGAGAAGTTGGAGTACATATCAGAGAATGAGAGCAGTAATAGTATGAGTGATGAGATGATGAGCACCCCATTCTTTCCCTCCCTGGAGTACCTCTCCATATGTAGCTGCCCTGTTCTGAAGG
Proteins encoded in this region:
- the LOC126628346 gene encoding putative disease resistance protein RGA3 yields the protein MAEGVLFNIAEGIIGRLGSLAFQEIGLIWGVQDEFNKLHQTVAGFQAVLLDAEQKQANNEVKLWLQSVEDAVYEADDVLDEFNAEAQRRHMVPGNTKLSKKVRLFFSSSNQLVFGLKMGHKVKDINKRLNEVASRRPNDLKDNHEDTRFIMRERVAHSFVPKENIIGRDEDKKAIIQLLLDPISTENVSTISIVGFGGLGKTALAQLIFNDEVIQNHFELKLWICVSNVFELDILVKKILKFDQLEMVDKLDMDQLQNHLRKKVDGKKYLLVLDDVWNEDLEKWLSLKCLLMGGGKGSRILITTRSGTVATTSNTVDSYTLRGLNEKQSWSLFKKIAFKDGKEPQNPTIKAVGEEVARKCQGVPLAIRTIGGMLHTKHHETEWLNFKEKKLSKISQKENDILPTLKLSYDVLPSHLKHCFAYCSLFPPDYEISVSRLIRLWVAQGFIKSSDENECLEDVAYEYYMELLRRSFFQEEEKDEFGIIESCKMHDLMIELAILVSGVGSTVVDLNRKNFHEKLRHVSFNFGIDLSKWEVPTSLLKANKIRTFLLLRQDYWIIRDGSLCNSFCATIVSNFKSLRMLSLNCLEITTLPNCLRKMKHLRYLDLSCNYGIKKLPDWIVGLSNLETLDLSDCMGLVELPRDIKKMINLRHLIMKGFVKLTGMPRGIGELNGVRTLNRFALGRGAGLGELGSLKELRGGLFIDILRQEKDVVSESHVGTPLKDKQHLQSLVLLWNSTEDVKAVDEEDIIKSMEVLQPHSNLKHLSVRCYRGVRFASWFSSLMNIVGLELSGCKRFQHLPPLDHFPSLKSLSLGGLENSGKVVDSLFVRGASDITHDIGVDVSASSSSPPLSKLTKLSLDGIEDLASLPEEISNLTSLQKLTIKDCSNLASLPEWIRGLPCLNRLKIQRCPMLSERCKKETGEDWPKIAHIPHIDIHQDDIPCGSMISVCTHYPLNSICFLISL